One genomic segment of Natrialbaceae archaeon AArc-T1-2 includes these proteins:
- a CDS encoding DUF6517 family protein: MYRSQISFRNNQIPMQSRRTFLTLGASTAIATTAGCTASMPFVGDDPMEFDADPASIPQSALDETGYDEHEIEDIGIERTFEAGGQTQDVVVTNWQAEYDKAIDLGELGVPIDERLRAAVCTALTTPQVSVLNRTFNPVGEMTSEELAEKVQDRYEGMENLEQVDEDTVSITRESTTVGEFEGEADLVGEGIPIDLTLHITEAVESGDDFVVGVGGYPTELRSDERPNIVSLLEAIEHNG, encoded by the coding sequence TTGTACCGTTCACAAATCAGCTTCCGAAATAATCAGATACCTATGCAATCGAGACGAACCTTCTTGACACTCGGTGCGAGCACAGCGATAGCAACTACAGCTGGATGTACTGCGAGTATGCCGTTCGTCGGCGACGATCCGATGGAGTTTGATGCGGACCCGGCATCGATTCCGCAATCCGCCCTGGACGAGACGGGGTACGACGAGCACGAAATCGAGGACATCGGGATCGAACGGACGTTCGAAGCAGGCGGTCAGACGCAGGACGTCGTTGTCACGAATTGGCAGGCGGAGTACGACAAGGCAATCGACCTGGGAGAACTGGGAGTGCCGATCGACGAACGCCTTCGAGCAGCCGTTTGCACGGCACTCACGACCCCGCAAGTGAGCGTGCTCAACCGGACATTCAACCCCGTCGGCGAGATGACGAGCGAGGAACTCGCGGAGAAAGTTCAAGATCGATACGAGGGGATGGAGAACCTGGAACAGGTTGACGAGGACACGGTATCGATCACCCGTGAATCGACAACTGTTGGCGAATTCGAAGGGGAGGCTGACCTCGTCGGAGAAGGAATCCCGATCGACCTCACGCTTCACATCACAGAGGCGGTGGAGTCCGGAGACGACTTCGTCGTCGGCGTCGGTGGGTATCCTACCGAATTGCGGAGTGATGAACGACCGAATATAGTTTCCTTGTTGGAAGCTATCGAGCATAACGGATAG
- a CDS encoding tyrosine-type recombinase/integrase gives MSESANSKVRAKVWVTPEQVEALRSACYAIGADYLQQRNEAIVVTMYDTGLRVGELVQLNVELLRNNNSDLYLPTEIQKDYPNENSPPPVTLELADDTSRLLSAYLTNRWKDSLALFPSRSADRISEQGVRNMLHKVADEAGVRPYKIDGSRGDTSDVTPHTLRHGVAYRMMNVEEGNTLYDVRNRLRHRSIQTTERIYDHLLKV, from the coding sequence ATGAGTGAATCTGCAAACTCCAAAGTTCGGGCGAAAGTCTGGGTGACACCAGAACAGGTTGAGGCACTCCGGTCGGCATGTTATGCCATCGGAGCCGACTATCTGCAACAACGCAACGAAGCTATCGTGGTGACGATGTACGATACTGGACTCCGGGTTGGTGAGCTCGTACAACTCAACGTCGAACTTCTTCGAAACAACAACTCGGATCTTTACCTTCCGACTGAGATCCAGAAGGACTACCCGAACGAAAACTCACCGCCACCTGTAACGCTGGAACTTGCAGATGACACCTCGCGTTTGCTCTCTGCGTATCTCACCAACCGCTGGAAGGATTCATTGGCACTCTTTCCATCACGGTCTGCAGACCGAATCTCTGAACAAGGTGTACGGAATATGCTGCACAAGGTAGCCGACGAGGCTGGTGTCCGACCATACAAGATCGATGGCAGTCGGGGAGATACGAGTGATGTGACTCCGCATACTCTTCGACACGGTGTGGCATATCGGATGATGAATGTAGAAGAGGGGAACACACTCTATGACGTTCGCAACCGGCTTCGCCACCGAAGTATTCAAACAACTGAGCGGATCTACGATCACCTACTCAAGGTTTGA
- a CDS encoding ATP-binding protein, whose product MNLAILGYTLLFSASALVCLASIPRARTIQHPGTRQGLVALLAAVALWSGGYIGYLLAPTAGSKIALYIFGYVFAFVAVGAWLYFCAAYTGRPPRQAPYRNILIAVFLLFTVLKITNPLHNLYFTTEWTTTPYTHLAIHQQSLHWIVLGLSYAVIAVGFFMLIERFYHTGTDSRPLVILAGLTGLPATATILSNQIDILLPLMYEPPGVALFAVGTLFVYHRRFEVLRLTSESGSPALFLDKDGCIRDYNRAAQELFPSLRGSIGQSLDTVNSTLSDALSSTDPMTVSQGEELHFYEVTTSPFMAGEVQTGQLVTITDVGDRELYRQQLEETTEQLEALNRVAHELMSADTQDEIVEIGVETTRDLLGIDANSIHLYDSDAEGLVPVVATESVYDLVGEPPTFTDGDSIAWRVYQQGEPLAVGDVHEEPDRYNPDTPIRSELYLPLGEYGILLAGSPSPESFDDQDLLLAKILASGLATALEQVERTGQLRAREKELTRQNDRLEEFASIVSHDLRNPLSVAKGRLELAAEECDSEHLEHADRAHERMQTLIEDLLTLAREGEAIADLEPVALASVVEGCWATVETDEATLVTDMDGTVQADRSRLKQLFENLIRNAVEHGGEGVTVTVGELTDGFYIEDTGPGIPANERETIFEAGYSTCEDGTGFGLSIVKQIVDAHGWELHVTDGDEGGARFEITGVEIDDQ is encoded by the coding sequence ATGAATCTAGCTATTCTCGGATATACGCTTCTGTTTTCAGCGTCAGCGCTTGTTTGTCTCGCCAGTATTCCACGGGCCCGGACGATCCAACACCCAGGAACACGCCAAGGTCTTGTCGCTTTGTTAGCCGCCGTCGCTCTCTGGTCTGGGGGCTATATCGGCTATCTACTCGCCCCTACAGCGGGGAGTAAAATCGCATTGTATATTTTCGGATACGTCTTTGCGTTCGTCGCTGTCGGTGCTTGGTTGTACTTTTGTGCGGCCTACACTGGCCGGCCGCCACGACAAGCACCGTACCGAAATATCCTCATCGCTGTCTTCCTGCTCTTTACCGTTCTGAAGATCACGAATCCACTTCACAATCTCTATTTCACGACCGAGTGGACCACTACTCCATATACACATCTCGCTATTCACCAGCAATCACTGCACTGGATCGTACTGGGGCTATCCTACGCAGTTATCGCAGTTGGCTTCTTTATGCTAATCGAGCGGTTCTACCATACTGGAACCGATAGTCGGCCCCTCGTGATTCTCGCCGGCCTTACTGGACTTCCGGCAACCGCAACCATTCTCAGCAATCAGATCGATATACTGCTTCCCCTGATGTATGAGCCGCCTGGTGTCGCACTGTTCGCCGTTGGTACGCTATTCGTCTATCACCGTCGCTTCGAAGTATTACGTCTGACAAGTGAAAGCGGGTCACCTGCACTCTTTCTCGACAAAGATGGCTGCATTCGTGATTATAATCGGGCTGCTCAGGAACTCTTTCCATCCCTTCGGGGGTCTATTGGACAGTCGCTCGATACAGTGAACTCAACGCTCAGCGACGCCCTTTCGAGCACAGACCCGATGACAGTCTCCCAGGGTGAAGAGCTACACTTCTATGAGGTAACGACTTCACCGTTCATGGCAGGCGAAGTGCAGACGGGCCAATTAGTAACCATCACCGATGTCGGAGATCGTGAGTTGTATCGCCAGCAACTCGAAGAGACGACAGAACAGCTTGAAGCCCTGAACCGAGTCGCTCACGAGCTGATGAGCGCAGATACGCAAGACGAAATCGTCGAGATAGGTGTTGAGACGACCCGAGATCTCCTGGGTATAGACGCGAACTCGATTCACCTGTATGATTCGGACGCTGAAGGATTGGTTCCGGTGGTGGCCACCGAGTCCGTGTACGATCTCGTTGGCGAGCCCCCGACGTTCACCGATGGGGACAGCATCGCATGGCGTGTCTACCAGCAGGGAGAGCCACTCGCAGTCGGTGACGTTCACGAGGAACCGGATCGGTATAATCCGGACACGCCGATTCGGAGCGAGCTCTACCTGCCACTCGGTGAATACGGGATTTTACTCGCTGGATCGCCGTCACCGGAATCGTTCGACGATCAGGATTTACTTCTGGCCAAGATTCTGGCCAGCGGACTGGCTACAGCGCTGGAGCAGGTCGAACGGACCGGGCAGCTCCGTGCCCGTGAGAAGGAACTTACCAGGCAAAACGACCGGCTCGAAGAGTTCGCCAGCATCGTTAGCCACGATCTCAGGAATCCGCTGAGTGTCGCTAAAGGGCGACTGGAGCTAGCTGCTGAGGAGTGTGATAGCGAGCACTTAGAACACGCTGATCGGGCCCACGAACGGATGCAGACGCTGATCGAGGATCTCCTGACGTTAGCCCGTGAGGGTGAGGCCATAGCGGACCTCGAACCGGTAGCTCTCGCTTCAGTTGTAGAGGGCTGCTGGGCGACTGTGGAGACGGACGAGGCCACACTCGTTACTGATATGGACGGCACAGTGCAGGCTGACAGGAGCCGCCTGAAACAGTTGTTCGAGAACCTGATTCGGAACGCTGTCGAGCACGGTGGCGAAGGCGTAACCGTGACGGTTGGCGAACTGACCGATGGGTTCTACATTGAAGATACTGGCCCGGGCATCCCTGCAAACGAGCGTGAAACGATCTTCGAAGCAGGCTATTCGACATGTGAAGATGGCACCGGCTTCGGGTTGAGCATCGTCAAACAGATCGTCGATGCCCACGGCTGGGAACTCCATGTGACGGACGGTGACGAGGGTGGTGCGCGTTTCGAAATTACTGGTGTCGAAATCGATGATCAATAA
- a CDS encoding PAS domain S-box protein, whose protein sequence is MTETAITAQAARNELYEIIQRDIPFEQKARDALELGTQYLGADNGHLTRIDRETDYWEAIVSTDPPDGRFPPGLELDLNTTYCRRTIEANSTIALSDAPTQGWADDPAFEAHGLHCYHGTSLIVDNNTYGTVCFVAEDPREEFSDGETMFAELIAKLLERELERQQHEAELTRQTNLAIVLNRVLRHNLRNDLSVVRGFTEMMADELGENPYSKTVLDNIDDLIRLGEKARQLDRIVAADFERESTTITALVDDIVEQVSRKYPNASVSAEYDEAIIAAVFPSLERALEELIENAAKHGGDAPTVTVSVDAVPNAVEIEITDTGPGLASHEADVLQTGTETPLTHGSGLGLWLSHWIVTSHDGTIDATVTDDGTTMTLSIPRKTDTDIHQQISELRRARDQYEAAFDEANDAMVIVNDEARILHANPEASTIYGLDQQALLGQTLQRFLPGAFDFDAAWDTFQDAGRERDSVSIVDADGIERQVEYSATTDIVPGQHLFVIRDVTERLQQKAELTTKTQAMDNAPVGITLADPNQNDNPLVYANERFCELTGYDEGEVCGQNCRFLQGDETDPETVATIRQAIDAQEPVTEVIRNYRKDGTTFWNELTIAPIRDESGDLVNWVGFQQNVTERIEREQALEETTQRLNAIIEASPDAIIALDADGTVQLWNEAAEDVFGYEEEAVIGEPIQSLGIHSDDQQSEIEQQFKLALAGETFRNHKIHRQTKDNERVQLSLSTAPIMAESGAITGVMGVATPLTEDVYG, encoded by the coding sequence ATGACAGAAACCGCAATAACAGCTCAAGCGGCCAGAAATGAATTGTACGAAATCATTCAGAGGGATATTCCGTTTGAGCAGAAAGCACGTGATGCCCTCGAACTCGGCACGCAGTATCTCGGTGCAGACAACGGCCATCTCACCCGGATCGACCGAGAAACCGATTACTGGGAAGCCATCGTCAGTACTGACCCACCGGACGGTCGCTTTCCGCCGGGGCTCGAACTCGATCTCAACACGACGTATTGCCGCCGAACGATTGAGGCGAATTCGACTATCGCGCTTTCTGATGCACCAACTCAGGGGTGGGCTGACGACCCGGCATTCGAAGCCCACGGCCTGCACTGTTACCACGGCACGTCACTCATAGTCGATAACAACACGTACGGAACAGTCTGTTTCGTTGCTGAAGATCCACGTGAGGAGTTCAGCGACGGCGAAACCATGTTCGCTGAACTCATCGCCAAACTGCTCGAACGAGAACTCGAACGCCAGCAACATGAGGCCGAACTCACGAGACAAACCAATCTTGCCATCGTCCTCAATCGGGTGCTTCGACACAACCTTCGCAACGATCTGTCTGTTGTCCGTGGATTCACCGAAATGATGGCTGACGAATTGGGTGAGAATCCGTATAGTAAGACTGTACTCGATAACATTGATGACCTTATTCGGTTGGGCGAAAAAGCCCGGCAGTTAGATCGCATCGTCGCCGCTGACTTCGAACGTGAATCGACCACTATTACGGCACTCGTTGACGACATCGTCGAGCAGGTTTCACGCAAGTATCCGAACGCGTCAGTTAGTGCTGAATACGACGAAGCGATCATCGCAGCAGTCTTCCCAAGTCTCGAACGGGCACTCGAAGAGTTGATCGAAAACGCTGCCAAACACGGCGGCGACGCTCCGACTGTCACCGTTTCTGTGGACGCCGTGCCAAATGCCGTCGAGATCGAAATTACGGATACCGGCCCCGGACTGGCCAGTCATGAAGCCGATGTGCTCCAAACGGGTACTGAGACCCCACTAACTCACGGATCGGGACTCGGCTTGTGGCTCTCTCACTGGATCGTCACCAGCCACGACGGCACAATCGACGCGACCGTAACGGACGACGGAACAACGATGACGCTTTCTATCCCTCGAAAAACGGACACGGACATTCACCAGCAGATCTCCGAACTCAGGCGGGCCCGCGATCAGTACGAAGCAGCCTTTGACGAAGCCAACGATGCGATGGTTATCGTCAACGATGAGGCACGGATTCTCCACGCCAATCCGGAAGCGAGCACTATCTATGGCCTGGACCAGCAAGCGTTGCTCGGCCAGACACTCCAGCGATTTCTGCCGGGCGCGTTTGACTTCGACGCCGCATGGGACACGTTTCAGGACGCCGGACGGGAACGTGACTCAGTGTCGATAGTTGACGCGGATGGCATCGAACGGCAAGTCGAGTATTCTGCTACGACCGATATTGTGCCGGGGCAACATCTCTTTGTTATTCGGGACGTGACAGAGCGACTCCAGCAGAAAGCCGAACTCACAACGAAGACACAGGCGATGGACAATGCACCGGTCGGCATCACGCTTGCCGATCCGAACCAGAACGACAACCCACTCGTGTACGCCAACGAGCGGTTCTGTGAGTTGACCGGATACGACGAGGGAGAGGTTTGTGGGCAGAACTGTCGGTTTCTGCAAGGAGATGAGACTGATCCGGAAACAGTAGCCACGATTCGCCAAGCCATTGACGCCCAAGAGCCGGTCACAGAAGTAATCCGAAATTACCGGAAGGACGGCACCACATTCTGGAATGAGCTAACCATTGCACCGATCAGAGACGAGTCTGGAGACCTCGTGAATTGGGTCGGATTCCAACAAAATGTGACTGAACGAATCGAACGTGAACAGGCGCTTGAAGAGACAACACAGCGACTGAACGCAATCATCGAAGCCTCTCCAGACGCAATCATCGCGCTCGATGCGGATGGAACCGTCCAGTTGTGGAACGAGGCTGCTGAAGACGTGTTTGGATACGAGGAAGAAGCGGTGATCGGTGAACCAATTCAGTCACTCGGAATACATAGTGACGATCAGCAGTCCGAAATCGAACAGCAATTCAAGCTTGCACTCGCGGGTGAAACGTTTCGCAATCACAAAATCCACCGGCAAACAAAAGATAACGAACGTGTTCAGCTGAGTCTATCAACAGCACCAATTATGGCCGAGTCTGGAGCAATCACAGGAGTGATGGGTGTCGCTACACCTCTCACAGAGGATGTCTATGGCTGA
- a CDS encoding SWIM zinc finger family protein encodes MNVTKQAIRDRCTDAVFERGQDYCEEGRIQRINRFGDIITAAVQGSTLYELTIEVGPSTINPRCSCPYDGPGDCKHIVAVLLDIVDAPPSDERDRVQAVLDDVADEDLRAFVIDTFAIRPELRDQFLARFDDTDMASKSVEEYRAEIEGLFNQHTEEYPVVVDAIDFSRFFDIAEQYQERDHYRSAATVYRALFEAIDDNIHLVDAAYDHYAQVLRSAIDGYVDCVHVAELDADAFESYARVLDERASTGADIHREQFMDALEELEEFEEFGE; translated from the coding sequence GTGAACGTCACGAAGCAAGCCATACGTGACCGCTGTACTGACGCGGTCTTCGAGCGCGGACAAGACTACTGTGAAGAAGGGCGCATCCAGCGTATCAACCGGTTTGGCGACATCATTACTGCCGCAGTACAGGGTTCGACCCTCTACGAACTCACTATCGAAGTCGGGCCATCCACGATAAATCCGCGCTGTTCGTGTCCCTACGACGGACCGGGCGACTGTAAACATATTGTCGCCGTGTTGCTGGACATTGTGGACGCTCCGCCATCGGATGAGCGCGACCGCGTCCAAGCAGTCCTTGACGATGTTGCGGATGAGGATCTCCGTGCGTTCGTGATCGACACTTTCGCAATCCGCCCTGAACTACGCGACCAGTTTCTTGCCCGGTTCGACGACACGGACATGGCGAGTAAATCCGTCGAGGAGTACCGCGCCGAGATTGAAGGACTGTTCAACCAACACACCGAAGAGTATCCAGTCGTCGTTGATGCCATCGACTTCTCTCGGTTCTTCGACATTGCGGAACAGTATCAGGAACGCGATCACTACCGGTCCGCAGCGACCGTCTATCGGGCATTGTTCGAGGCGATCGATGACAACATCCATCTCGTCGATGCGGCTTACGATCACTACGCACAGGTACTCCGGTCCGCGATTGACGGGTATGTTGACTGCGTTCACGTCGCGGAGCTGGACGCCGACGCCTTCGAATCATACGCCAGGGTGTTAGACGAGCGAGCCTCAACGGGAGCCGACATTCACCGTGAACAGTTCATGGACGCGCTTGAGGAGCTTGAAGAGTTTGAGGAATTTGGAGAGTAG
- a CDS encoding ASCH domain-containing protein, with protein MARIDAAELLPAARIRQMALEGEITQLHRGDPHATEGDTFVIEETVFEVTNVEHRRLGELTDEDARAEGSPNLEAYKRRIEATHDTEWDDESEVVLHEFESRS; from the coding sequence ATGGCGCGCATTGACGCAGCCGAGTTGCTGCCGGCAGCGCGGATCAGACAGATGGCTCTCGAGGGCGAAATCACGCAGTTGCATCGCGGGGATCCCCACGCAACGGAGGGCGATACCTTCGTCATCGAGGAGACGGTTTTCGAGGTCACGAACGTCGAGCACCGACGGTTGGGTGAGCTCACCGACGAGGATGCCCGTGCAGAGGGATCGCCGAACCTCGAGGCGTACAAGCGCCGCATCGAAGCGACACACGACACCGAGTGGGACGACGAGAGCGAGGTGGTGTTACACGAGTTCGAGTCGCGCTCGTGA
- a CDS encoding DUF5817 domain-containing protein, protein MYAVVGCSECSNLWIIEGRSETIQCPRCGSRRAYEKRKKFLETDDAAHAREVRASMLANRQGEGEAFAEVDSYAALESQVEDGVVDDETYLEASGLDVDELEDAGDRDPRGPTRTGSRREIVESALADLDRPTEDDVIEYADEHGIDAEYVRKALAKLVRRGEVSESRGRYRRL, encoded by the coding sequence ATGTACGCCGTCGTCGGCTGTAGCGAATGTTCGAATCTCTGGATCATCGAGGGCCGATCCGAGACGATCCAGTGTCCCCGGTGTGGCTCGCGTCGTGCCTACGAGAAGCGCAAGAAGTTCCTCGAGACCGACGACGCCGCCCACGCCCGCGAGGTACGGGCGTCGATGCTGGCGAATCGCCAGGGCGAAGGTGAGGCGTTCGCCGAGGTCGACTCCTATGCCGCCCTCGAGTCACAGGTCGAAGACGGCGTCGTCGACGACGAGACGTACCTCGAGGCCTCGGGGCTCGACGTCGACGAGCTCGAGGATGCCGGCGACCGCGATCCGCGTGGGCCGACCCGGACGGGCAGTCGCCGAGAGATCGTCGAGTCGGCACTCGCGGATCTCGACCGTCCGACCGAAGACGACGTAATCGAGTACGCTGACGAACACGGGATAGACGCCGAGTACGTACGGAAGGCGCTCGCGAAACTCGTCCGGCGAGGCGAGGTCAGCGAGAGCCGGGGTCGATACCGGCGGCTCTGA
- a CDS encoding D-2-hydroxyacid dehydrogenase: MVDDFDVVVLRKGTHGTPVEQYADAIRERLPGTTVRLARTPHEEREAIQDARFVTGMTLDPELLEVAERLEVFACAYAGTGHLPIEGLNDRDVTVTNASGVHGPNMGEHVLGSILFFTRRFHVAARQQRRREWRHYQAHELQGSTVTVVGLGAIGRAVVDRLESFDVETIGIRYTPEKGGPTDEVYGFDELHEALARTDYLVLACPLTETTRGLIDRDALVTIPPEAVVVNVARGPVVETDALVEALRSSWIRGASLDVTDPEPLPAEHPLWNFENVQITPHNSGHTPKYYDRLADIVAGNVERIRETGSFDDLENQVSL, from the coding sequence ATGGTCGATGACTTCGACGTCGTCGTGCTCCGGAAAGGGACACACGGCACGCCGGTCGAGCAGTACGCGGATGCGATTCGCGAACGCCTTCCCGGGACGACCGTTCGACTCGCCCGAACGCCACACGAGGAACGCGAGGCGATTCAGGACGCACGCTTCGTTACCGGGATGACCCTCGACCCGGAGCTACTCGAGGTCGCCGAGCGTCTCGAGGTGTTCGCGTGTGCGTACGCGGGGACGGGCCATCTCCCGATCGAGGGGCTCAACGACCGGGACGTGACGGTGACGAACGCCTCCGGCGTCCACGGACCGAACATGGGCGAGCACGTGCTGGGATCGATCCTCTTCTTTACGCGACGGTTCCACGTCGCCGCGCGCCAGCAACGGCGCCGGGAGTGGCGCCACTACCAGGCCCACGAGTTGCAGGGGTCGACCGTCACCGTGGTCGGCCTCGGTGCGATCGGACGGGCGGTCGTCGATCGCCTCGAGTCGTTCGACGTCGAGACGATCGGAATCAGGTACACTCCCGAGAAGGGTGGACCGACGGACGAGGTGTACGGATTCGACGAACTCCACGAGGCGCTCGCACGGACGGACTACCTGGTGCTTGCCTGTCCGTTGACGGAGACGACGCGCGGACTGATCGACCGGGATGCGCTGGTGACGATCCCGCCCGAGGCGGTGGTCGTGAACGTCGCCCGCGGCCCGGTCGTCGAGACCGACGCGCTCGTCGAGGCGCTTCGCTCGAGTTGGATCCGAGGGGCGTCGCTCGACGTCACTGACCCCGAGCCACTGCCGGCGGAACACCCTCTCTGGAACTTCGAGAACGTCCAGATCACGCCTCACAACTCCGGTCATACTCCGAAGTACTACGATCGACTGGCAGACATCGTCGCGGGCAACGTCGAGCGGATCCGGGAGACGGGGTCGTTCGACGACCTCGAGAACCAGGTCTCCCTCTAA
- a CDS encoding NAD(P)/FAD-dependent oxidoreductase, with protein MERVDVAIVGGGPAGSSAAERAAAHGAETVLFEQGVPREDRDEPGPDSTDAAGMLDYWVDIMDLDHREIPDEVILQELDGADFIGPSESVALNTTGIDATYPGFGYTFHRARMDDWLHERAAEAGADLRVGTGVTDLETDLSGPTHTLTLSTGEEVEADYVVLADGPQRRVTLEALDQFTPPGRTISEHLSPPEANHIAYQEYREFPEELFEEDRIKFWWGYMPGETAYPWVFPNDGTVARVGLTMPIGMDLAAVDDPASYALLEPTDEDIPTGAEYVRRLLEFEYGDEYDVEEDFPLVEDRGKSRGTETYPISSTRPIDSPVNANIAVAGGAMGTTSAFHEGGYHVAVRTGKIAGRLAATDSLQGYNEIWKRAIGEEIRRNVAFADIVEEYEPTDWDRAFEIVDGMTAATDLEGPLLKKKYSAGIGATRLVAAYKKRKFEYRDAHYVQFREDEYVI; from the coding sequence ATGGAACGCGTAGACGTCGCGATCGTCGGCGGCGGTCCGGCGGGATCGTCGGCGGCCGAGCGGGCCGCTGCCCACGGTGCCGAGACGGTCCTCTTCGAACAGGGGGTTCCGCGAGAGGACCGAGACGAGCCGGGGCCGGACTCGACCGACGCCGCCGGAATGCTCGATTACTGGGTCGACATCATGGATCTCGATCATCGGGAGATTCCCGACGAGGTGATCCTACAGGAACTCGACGGCGCGGACTTCATCGGCCCCAGCGAGTCCGTTGCGTTGAACACGACTGGGATCGACGCCACCTATCCCGGGTTCGGGTACACTTTCCACCGAGCCCGGATGGACGACTGGCTCCACGAGCGAGCCGCCGAAGCCGGCGCAGACCTGCGAGTCGGCACGGGCGTGACCGACCTCGAGACCGACCTCTCCGGACCGACGCATACCCTGACGCTGTCGACCGGCGAGGAAGTCGAGGCCGACTACGTCGTCCTCGCGGACGGCCCCCAACGCCGGGTCACGCTCGAGGCGCTCGATCAGTTCACGCCGCCCGGCCGGACGATCTCGGAACACCTCTCCCCGCCGGAGGCAAACCACATCGCCTACCAGGAGTACCGCGAGTTCCCCGAGGAACTGTTCGAGGAAGACCGGATCAAGTTCTGGTGGGGGTACATGCCCGGCGAGACGGCGTACCCGTGGGTGTTTCCGAACGACGGGACCGTCGCCCGCGTCGGGCTGACGATGCCCATCGGCATGGACCTCGCAGCGGTCGACGACCCCGCCTCCTACGCTCTGCTCGAGCCGACCGACGAAGACATTCCCACGGGGGCGGAGTACGTCCGTCGGCTGCTCGAGTTCGAGTACGGCGACGAGTACGACGTCGAGGAGGACTTCCCGCTCGTCGAGGACCGGGGCAAGTCTCGAGGCACCGAGACGTATCCGATCTCCTCGACGCGGCCGATCGACTCGCCGGTGAACGCGAACATTGCCGTCGCCGGTGGCGCGATGGGGACGACGTCGGCGTTTCACGAGGGCGGCTACCACGTCGCCGTCCGGACCGGCAAGATCGCCGGCCGGCTCGCTGCGACCGACTCCTTGCAGGGGTACAACGAGATCTGGAAACGTGCGATCGGCGAGGAGATCCGCCGCAACGTCGCCTTCGCCGACATCGTCGAGGAGTACGAGCCGACAGATTGGGACCGTGCGTTCGAGATCGTCGACGGGATGACCGCGGCCACGGACCTCGAGGGGCCGCTGCTGAAAAAGAAGTACTCGGCCGGCATCGGCGCGACGAGACTCGTCGCCGCCTACAAGAAACGAAAGTTCGAGTATCGCGACGCTCACTACGTCCAGTTCCGCGAGGACGAGTACGTTATCTGA
- a CDS encoding DUF433 domain-containing protein — protein MSEGESRRIAHELMSEPHIRGRRVSVRQVYALIEERGEDPEAVADRYDLDVADVYHALAYYHDHPREIHTVEQAREDAMEEFRRSISRPEGVDPDAV, from the coding sequence ATGTCCGAGGGAGAATCCCGGCGGATCGCACACGAGCTAATGAGCGAGCCCCACATCCGTGGCCGCCGAGTCAGCGTCCGTCAGGTGTACGCCCTGATCGAAGAGCGTGGCGAAGATCCCGAGGCTGTCGCTGATCGGTACGATCTCGACGTAGCTGACGTGTATCACGCGCTGGCGTACTATCACGACCATCCGCGGGAGATCCATACTGTAGAGCAGGCACGTGAAGACGCCATGGAAGAGTTCCGCCGATCCATCAGTCGTCCTGAAGGCGTCGATCCGGACGCCGTCTGA
- a CDS encoding DUF5615 family PIN-like protein: MSEWRFLLDENIDPKTATYLEKEEIHAEHVRDALWQGAEDKADVLPYAREHELIIVTSDVKDFGGLPSDVHSGIVLLYDDTMPAYQVAAGLITMTDAYQNRNSFRGREELDAWI, translated from the coding sequence ATGAGCGAGTGGCGCTTTCTACTCGACGAGAACATTGATCCGAAGACAGCGACGTATTTAGAGAAGGAAGAAATCCACGCTGAGCACGTCCGTGACGCGCTCTGGCAGGGAGCCGAGGACAAAGCGGATGTTCTACCGTACGCCCGAGAACACGAACTGATTATCGTGACGAGTGACGTGAAAGATTTCGGTGGATTACCATCTGACGTTCACTCAGGCATTGTTCTCCTCTACGATGATACAATGCCAGCATACCAGGTTGCGGCTGGCCTTATTACAATGACCGATGCGTACCAGAACCGGAATTCGTTCAGGGGGCGTGAGGAACTCGATGCATGGATTTGA